The following proteins are encoded in a genomic region of Tigriopus californicus strain San Diego chromosome 6, Tcal_SD_v2.1, whole genome shotgun sequence:
- the LOC131882335 gene encoding rap guanine nucleotide exchange factor 1-like, which yields MNTTSSRPMVIGMKGKIASRAHSFKENLLEALGHHTHDKATPAHVVLDQGQPQRVHSAGHTGGSSSSSRGGQPVNKTAIQLAKKTNSTDNLIGYSEPKHNTDSLARDVQLALSYFQDAVTKGTLELLPGCASIVLERVVGLQSFVFHDPDLKDDPNLTGALGELYTTISNLTQWADAVIVSGSLEQTEESSETVVDPVRKAVAHLINQIHCPAHGSGSKPLKKASQLHNSLPDISSPDVEHYPNRPSPPRLPKRKREDRHRRHHSRKIRNGDELASPPPLPPKHGKHHRDSLNLGSADWFSNPLFDPQMQQSMLNKSSKFSYDPNIDLPSPHGLDTTLPDGHGFPYIDEVSSPLNLSRDSCFGDEITTTETLPSSPSFGSNELSLRDEGHNSLSSILPPPVPPPNLPKKEYKRKKSQHDPSSSSSLSAQAPSHGQLSSSHSFDLCSRKKVEPAFPGAVSVHPAGFMIRSERRSSDGMNGAPPPLPPKKRDILNYMELLGQSLLPSREDLMQSLAQTQMLLQNVWAENYHEFGEFVPDNSAFNFPPAQGLFTQNIDLSRLPVGIPMQFPDIIDDHQPPPALPPKKNRQHKILANSSQQYQLPSLPPNQAPPLCRPTSFELHTNRERLIPIVRESDGTMVIPHGPSPHPPHLVPPSSSSHSKRFSSESAASSSNASVTSGTSDHHVPQNHHHHHQHHHHNHQHHQILNSLNQNHHHPPPPKERPQNGSITSGCSDRDRLEDGTSSSKNTSQTSSLDHTNHTANTSASSSQLVLPEISDDSPLNKLGMQKWESLIYVNNSEGILELRAGDVDELIILATESTNRDFVYQDAFLLTYRTFISSLALLWKLEYRFRKFNPSTDSVHLKAARSSFSLMVRVVDSLIDCDFQEVDVIKNLSDFIAELVSHGELILARALRIKFIQKYDERRARLLPDLDFGKLTISDKPLNLLQFKSVDLAEQITLMDAQHFWKLEPGELLLWVKEQNEEKSPNLVKFTKHFNAMSFWCRTKILQESDPKERERLIMKFIKVMKFLRKHNNFNSYLAFLSALDSASIRRLEWSKQIVDTIKEYSAIIDFTGSFKAYREALSHAKPPVIPYMGLVLQDLTFVHIGNSDFVKGKVNFAKRWQQYNILDNTRRFKRESYPFQRKEDIVQYFDNFEHALSENDLWEMSERIKPRPRTSPVKLDSLITSSDTPTGNNGPLAKGNPTT from the exons ATGAACACCACGTCTAGCCGCCCAATGGTCATTGGGATGAAAGGCAAGATCGCATCCAGAGCCCATTCCTTTAAAGAGAACCTGCTCGAAGCCCTGGGACACCATACACATGACAAGGCTACTCCCGCTCACGTGGTTTTGGACCAAGGACAGCCGCAGCGCGTTCACTCCGCCGGGCACACTGGGggctcctcgtcgtcgtccagGGGCGGTCAGCCCGTGAATAAGACTGCCAttcaattggccaaaaagacgAATTCCACGGACAACCTCATTGGATACTCGGAGCCCAAGCACAACACGGATTCTTTGGCTAGGGATGTCCAATTGGCTCTGAGTTACTTTCAG GATGCGGTCACCAAAGGAACTTTGGAATTGCTCCCGGGATGTGCCTCAATTGTGTTGGAGCGAGTGGTCGGCTTGCAATCGTTCGTGTTTCACGATCCGGACCTCAAAGACGACCCCAATCTGACCGGGGCCTTAGGGGAGCTGTACACGACCATTTCCAATCTGACGCAATGGGCGGATGCGGTGATTGTCTCCG GTTCATTGGAACAAACCGAAGAGTCCAGCGAGACCGTGGTAGATCCCGTTCGGAAAGCCGTGGCCCATcttatcaatcaaattcacTGTCCCGCCCACGGGTCGGGATCCAAGCCCTTGAAGAAGGCCAGTCAGCTTCACAACTCCCTGCCCGACATCTCATCGCCCGATGTGGAGCACTATCCCAATCGTCCATCCCCTCCTCGATTACCTAAGCGCAAGCGAGAAGACCGCCACCGTCGCCACCACAGTCGCAAGATCCGCAATGGCGACGAGCTCGCCTCGCCTCCCCCTCTCCCGCCCAAACACGGGAAGCATCATCGGGACTCGTTGAATCTCGGGAGTGCGGATTGGTTCTCCAACCCGCTCTTCGACCCACAAATGCAGCAGAGCATGCTCAACAAGTCCTCGAAATTCAGCTACGACCCCAACATCGACTTGCCCTCGCCCCACGGGTTGGACACGACCTTGCCGGATGGCCACGGGTTCCCCTACATCGACGAGGTGTCGTCCCCGCTCAACTTGAGCCGAGATTCCTGCTTTGGCGACGAGATTACCACCACCGAGACCCTGCCCTCGAGTCCCTCGTTTGGGTCCAATGAGCTCTCGCTTCGAGATGAGGGTCACAATAGTTTGTCGAGCATTCTCCCTCCGCCCGTTCCGCCTCCCAACCTACCAAAGAAAGAGTACAAGCGTAAAAAGTCACAGCATGACccctcctcgtcgtcctcattGTCGGCCCAGGCCCCGTCCCATGGGCAATTGAGCTCGTCCCATAGCTTCGACTTGTGCAGTCGAAAGAAAGTGGAGCCTGCCTTTCCTGGAGCCGTGAGTGTCCATCCGGCGGGTTTCATGATTCGCTCGGAGCGACGTTCCTCTGATGGGATGAATGGTGCCCCGCCCCCCTTGCCACCAAAGAAACGCGATATCCTCAACTACATGGAGCTCTTGGGCCAATCACTCCTTCCTTCCC GGGAAGATTTGATGCAAAGCCTCGCTCAAACTCAGATGCTCCTCCAGAATGTTTGGGCGGAGAATTACCACGAGTTCGGCGAGTTCGTTCCCGACAATTCCGCGTTCAATTTTCCACCAGCTCAAGGCCTCTTTACACAAAATATCGATCTGTCTCGACTTCCTGTTGGGATTCCCATGCAGTTTCCGGACATCATCG ATGACCATCAACCTCCTCCAGCGTTACCTCCGAAAAAGAACCGTCAGCACAAGATACTGGCCAACTCCAGTCAACAATATCAGCTACCCTCCTTGCCCCCCAATCAAGCCCCGCCTCTGTGTCGTCCCACCTCCTTTGAGTTGCACACAAACCGTGAGCGGCTCATTCCCATAGTCAGGGAGAGCGATGGTACCATGGTCATCCCTCATGGACCGTCTCCACACCCTCCACATCTCGTCCCACCCTCGTCATCGAGCCACTCAAAAAGATTCTCATCTGAGTCAGCTGCCAGCAGTTCCAATGCATCTGTCACATCCGGAACCAGTGATCATCATGTACCTCAaaatcatcaccatcaccaccagcATCACCATCACAatcaccaacaccaccaaatACTCAACTCATTGAAccaaaatcatcatcaccctCCACCACCCAAAGAACGCCCTCAAAATGGCAGCATCACCAGTGGGTGCAGCGATCGAGATCGGCTCGAAGATGGGACATCATCTAGCAA AAACACTAGTCAGACGTCATCTTTGGATCATACCAATCACACCGCCAACACCTCAGCCAGCTCGTCCCAATTGGTCTTGCCCGAAATCTCGGACGACTCTCCTTTGAACAAGTTGGGTATGCAAAAATGGGAGTCCCTGATCTACGTCAACAACTCCGAAGGGATCCTCGAACTCCGAGCGGGTGATGTAGATGAACTCATCATCCTGGCCACGGAAAGCACCAATCGAGATTTCGTGTATCAAGATGCGTTTCTGCTCACATATCGGACGTTTATCAGCTCATTGGCTTTGCTCTGGAAATTGGAGTATCGCTTCCGCAAGTTCAATCCAAGTACAGACTCCGTCCACTTGAAAGCAGCCAGAAGCTCATTCTCACTTATG GTACGGGTCGTCGATTCACTGATTGATTGCGACTTTCAAGAAGTGGATGTGATCAAAAATCTGTCGGACTTCATTGCCGAACTGGTCTCGCATGGTGAACTCATTTTGGCTCGAGCTTTGAGGATTAAGTTCATCCAAAAGTACGATGAGCGGAGAGCCAGGCTCTTACCCGATCTTGACTTTGGCAAACTCACCATTAGTG ATAAACCCTTGAACCTCCTCCAGTTCAAGTCCGTGGATTTAGCTGAACAGATCACACTTATGGATGCTCAACACTTCTGGAAATTGGAACCAGGGGAGTTGCTACTGTGGGTCAAGGAGCAAAACGAGGAAAAATCCCCCAATCTGGTCAAGTTCACCAAACATTTTAACGCCATGAGCTTTTGGTGCAG GACCAAGATCCTTCAGGAGAGCGATCCCAAAGAGAGGGAACGCCTCATCATGAAGTTCATCAAAGTGATGAAGTTCCTTCGCAAGCACAATAACTTCAATTCCTATCTGGCCTTCTTGTCGGCCTTGGACTCGGCCTCCATTCGTCGTCTGGAGTGGTCCAAGCAGATCGTGGACACCATCAAAGAGTACAGCGCTATCATTGATTTCACTGGCTCCTTTAAGGCCTACAGAGAGGCCCTTTCTCATGCAAA ACCTCCGGTGATCCCGTACATGGGATTGGTTCTTCAAGATCTCACTTTCGTTCACATTGGCAATAGCGATTTCGTTAAGGGGAAAGTAAACTTTGCCAAACGGTGGCAGCAATACAACATCTTG GACAACACTCGGCGCTTCAAACGGGAAAGTTATCCTTTCCAACGTAAGGAGGATATCGTCCAATACTTTGACAACTTCGAGCACGCTCTGTCGGAAAACGATCTGTGGGAGATGTCCGAGCGAATCAAACCACGACCTCGGACCTCGCCTGTTAAGCTCGATTCACTCATCACCTCTAGTGACACGCCTACCGGGAACAATGGGCCTCTCGCTAAGGGGAATCCCACCACCTGA
- the LOC131882341 gene encoding glycylpeptide N-tetradecanoyltransferase 2-like (The sequence of the model RefSeq protein was modified relative to this genomic sequence to represent the inferred CDS: added 73 bases not found in genome assembly), giving the protein MTDEKPPGLSMLQLSGLSLGSGGGAGGSESAKTQEEAAKKEFEFWSTQPVPRINEEITTNECIHPDIPHEKLRQAPYSLPNGFEWDTLNLDDPLVLKELYVLLNENYVEDDDNMFRFDYSPEFLHWALQPPGSLRQWHCGVRVARSRKLMGFISAVPATIRCYEKITKMVEINFLCVHKKLRSKRLAPVLIKEITRRVNCEGIFQAVYTAGVVLPKPVGTCRYWHRSLNPKKLIDVQFSHLGRKMTMQRLLKLYRLPEETKVPGLRAFKATDVPQVCKLLNEFLQRYDLAPVYSEEEFTHWFLPRDGIVESFVVDHPEKKAITDFISFYSLPSTVMGHPTHNKLNAAYSFYNVANATPWADLMNDALILAKQRHYDVFNALDLMENSEFLEKLKFGIGDGNLQYYLYNWRCPSMPPNKIGLVLQ; this is encoded by the exons CCGGAGGCTCGGAATCTGCCAAGACGCAGGAGGAGGCGGCCAAGAAGGAGTTCGAGTTCTGGAGCACCCAACCCGTGCCTCGGATCAATGAGGAGATCACCACCAACGAATGCATTCACCCGGATATTCCGCATGAGAAGCTCAGACAGGCGCCGTACTCGTTACCCAACGGATTCGAGTGGGACACGCTCAATCTGGATGACCCTTTAGTG CTAAAAGAGCTCTACGTTCTGTTAAATGAGAATTACGTcgaggacgacgacaacaTGTTTCGGTTTGATTACTCGCCCGAGTTTCTGCATTGGGCGCTCCAGCCTCCGGGCAGTCTTCGACAATGGCATTGTGGGGTGCGGGTGGCCAGGAGCCGCAAACTTATGGGCTTCATCAGCGCCGTGCCCGCAACCATTCGATGCTATGAGAA AATCACGAAAATGGTGGAGATCAACTTCTTGTGCGTGCACAAGAAACTCCGTTCCAAGCGGTTGGCGCCCGTGCTCATCAAGGAGATCACCCGTCGCGTCAATTGCGAGGGTATCTTTCAGGCCGTGTACACGGCTGGTGTGGTTTTGCCCAAACCCGTGGGCACATGTCGGTATTGGCATCGCTCGCTCAACCCCAAAAAGCTGATCGATGTCCAGTTCTCGCATTTGGGCCGGAAAATGACTATGCAACGCCTTTTGAAACTCTACCGACTACCTGAAGAGACCAAGGTTCCCGGATTAAGGGCCTTCAAAGCCACCGATGTGCCCCAAGTGTGCAAACTGCTGAATGAG TTTCTGCAACGATACGATTTGGCGCCCGTGTATTCCGAAGAAGAATTCACCCACTGGTTTCTGCCACGTGATGGTATTGTTGAGAGCTTTGTAGTGGACCATCCTGAGAAGAAGGCCATAACGGACTTCATTAGCTTCTATTCCCTGCCGTCTACGGTTATGGGACATCCTACGCATAATAAGCTCAACGCTGCTTACTCATTCTACAATGTGGCCAACGCAACGCCATGGGCTGACCTTATGAACGACGCGCTGATATTGGCTAAACAG CGACACTATGACGTCTTTAACGCTTtggatttgatggaaaattcGGAGTTCCTGGAGAAACTCAAGTTCGGCATCGGTGATGGTAATCTGCAATACTATCTCTACAATTGGCGGTGCCCCTCCATGCCGCCCAATAAGATTGGGCTTGTTTTACAATGA